In Vanessa atalanta chromosome W, ilVanAtal1.2, whole genome shotgun sequence, a genomic segment contains:
- the LOC125075518 gene encoding uncharacterized protein LOC125075518 — MDSTDHYFNKDIWLAKSNWDDEVDSSTKQEWLTLRADFQNVKDLRIDRWLETDKKSKIQLHGFSDASMNAYAAAVYIRVENSDGSIKTKLIAAKTRVAPVKTISLPRLELCGALLLSKLMSQVADAMREPTSNMFAWTDSSITVGSMFSHSIIQQMSLPEKEQFETEIQNVKIKKTVNKKSKLKRLNPYLDEDGILRVGGRLRHSDLQDHWKHPIILGDKSILTSLIVADAHMKTLHGGVQLMLTYLQNRFWIIKAKGLVKSYIYKCLICARYNAIPRTQLMGDLPKERVTRSRPFLHSGVDFAGPINVLMSKGRGAKTTKAYIAIFVCLSTKAIHLELAGDLTSETFIGAFKRFVSRRGKCTHLWSDQGRNFVGANKDLLTAWQEANLQFNKLAESLALDGTQWHFIPAYSPNFGGLWEAGVKSIKYHMKRILTTYLTFEEMTTVLCQIEAVLNSRPISTIDDDIDNIRPLTPGNFLIGEAPIVVPGPSLENAKIHSLTRWQHTQKLVGDFWRRWQNEYLARLQQRPKWLKEKKDFENGDIVLIKTDGLSPGKWSLGRIVNKHPGADNLTRVYSVKSGDNITKRSITQLCAMPIDTKTE, encoded by the exons ATGGATAGCACCGAccattattttaacaaagataTTTGGTTAGCAAAGAGTAATTGGGATGACGAAGTGGATTCTTCGACAAAACAGGAATGGTTAACACTACGAGCCGATTTCCAGAACGTTAAGGATCTAAGAATTGATCGTTGGCTAGAGACGGACAAGAAAAGCAAAATACAATTGCACGGATTTAGCGACGCATCCATGAATGCTTATGCTGCCGCGGTTTATATCAGGGTAGAAAATTCAGATGGTTCCATTAAGACCAAATTAATTGCAGCGAAAACTCGAGTAGCTCCTGTTAAAACCATCTCGTTACCTCGATTGGAATTGTGCGGAGCACTCTTGCTATCAAAATTGATGAGCCAAGTTGCAGATGCCATGAGAGAACCCACATCGAATATGTTTGCATGGACAGATTCTTCAATC ACCGTTGGTTCCATGTTCAGTCACAGCATAATCCAGCAGATGTCGCTTCCAGAG aAAGAGCAATTTGAAACagaaatacaaaatgtaaaaataaagaaaactgtAAACAAAAAAAGCAAATTGAAAAGACTAAATCCTTACCTAGACGAAGATGGTATCCTCAGGGTGGGCGGACGTCTTCGACACTCTGATTTACAGGATCACTGGAAGCATCCTATCATACTGGGGGATAAAAGTATACTTACCTCGTTGATCGTTGCCGACGCTCACATGAAGACCTTACACGGCGGAGTACAACTTATGCTAACATACCTGCAAAATAGATTTTGGATTATTAAAGCAAAGGGATTAgtgaaatcatatatttataaatgtttgatttGTGCTAGATACAATGCCATACCTCGAACACAATTGATGGGGGACTTACCTAAAGAAAGAGTTACACGATCTCGACCATTCCTACATAGTGGGGTGGACTTTGCCGGACCTATCAATGTACTTATGTCTAAAGGAAGAGGTGCTAAAACCACAAAGGCTTATATTGCTATTTTCGTCTGCTTGTCTACCAAAGCCATTCATCTGGAACTAGCAGGCGACCTAACCTCTGAAACTTTTATCGGCGCTTTTAAACGATTTGTTTCCCGAAGAGGAAAATGTACTCACCTTTGGAGCGACCAAGGTCGAAATTTTGTAGGAGCAAACAAAGATTTGTTAACAGCGTGGCAAGAAGCTAATcttcaatttaacaaattagCCGAGTCACTTGCATTGGACGGTACGCAATGGCACTTCATTCCAGCATATAGCCCAAACTTTGGAGGACTGTGGGAAGCGGGCGTAAAATCTATCAAGTACCACATGAAGCGCATCTTGACAACATACTTGACATTCGAGGAGATGACCACCGTCTTATGTCAAATCGAAGCCGTTTTAAACTCCCGACCTATCAGTACAATCGACGATGACATCGACAACATTAGACCCCTAACACCAGGAAACTTTCTTATTGGAGAAGCCCCAATTGTCGTTCCCGGTCCAAGCTTAGAAAATGCAAAAATTCATAGCCTAACACGTTGGCAACATACCCAGAAGCTAGTTGGTGACTTTTGGCGTAGATGGCAAAATGAATACCTGGCTAGACTACAACAAAGACCTAAGTGGCTAAAAGAGAAAAAAGATTTCGAGAATGGGGacatcgttttaattaaaacggaTGGGCTATCACCAGGGAAGTGGTCACTTGGACGAATCGTTAACAAGCATCCCGGAGCAGACAATCTTACAAGGGTCTATAGTGTCAAGAGTGGAGATAATATAACTAAAAGATCTATAACTCAATTGTGTGCAATGCCTATTGATACTAAAACAGAATAA
- the LOC125075519 gene encoding uncharacterized protein LOC125075519 — protein MDNTQINKGQVTPTPVSTCVEETQNVHVNTMIAASHLATNQSIALLATAVVPARNEEGHIVLLRTLIDQGSQASFISERATQLLKLKKHSVKETIVGVSSTRTNVKHVVQLQIGSRWDKNFSLSIQPYVISKQLTAKIPTKVIKNNNWQHLEGLDLADPCYHTPGAIDMLLGVKEYTNIIQQGIIKGPPGTPCAHQTSLGWIIFGEIYTNLESNTFLVMHLQLDVEDMLKSIWEIEHYTKRKITQEEKRCEDIYEQTHTRNEEGRYIVKLPFKTDNPRSPDGNTKEIAMKRLLQLERRFKRMPYLKEEYTKVIEEYIQLNHMEEVPQNEINNRCVYLPHHAVVNPEKESTQTRVVFDASCKDSTSVNVSLNDELLVGPQLQEDLRNLLMRWRIKKICFIADITKMYRQILVTKPDSDYQRILWRTDPSKDVRIFRLL, from the coding sequence ATGGACAACACTCAGATAAACAAGGGACAAGTTACACCAACGCCAGTAAGCACCTGCGTCGAAGAAACACAAAACGTACACGTCAATACAATGATTGCAGCGTCACACTTAGCTACTAATCAAAGCATCGCTCTCTTAGCAACAGCTGTAGTACCGGCACGAAACGAAGAGGGTCATATTGTTCTTCTCAGAACATTGATCGATCAAGGTTCACAAGCCTCATTCATCAGCGAACGCGCGACTCAATTGCTCAAACTGAAGAAACACTCTGTAAAAGAAACAATAGTGGGAGTAAGTTCTACAAGAACTAACGTCAAGCACGTGGTACAGCTACAAATAGGTTCACGTTGGGATAAAAACTTTAGCCTTTCTATACAACCTTACGTGATCTCCAAACAACTGACCGCTAAGATACCTACTAAAGTCATTAAAAACAACAACTGGCAACACCTGGAAGGGCTCGACTTGGCCGACCCATGCTACCATACACCAGGTGCCATAGACATGCTTTTAGGAGTGAAAGAATACACCAACATAATACAGCAGGGTATAATCAAAGGTCCACCGGGTACACCATGTGCTCACCAAACAAGCCTTGGTTGGATAATATTTGGAGAAATTTATACAAACCTGGAATCAAACACATTTCTTGTCATGCACCTACAACTAGATGTCGAAGACATGTTAAAATCCATATGGGAAATAGAACattatacaaaaagaaaaataacacaGGAAGAAAAACGATGCGAAGatatatatgaacaaacacaCACAAGAAATGAAGAAGGGCGTTATATAGTTAAATTACCCTTCAAGACAGACAACCCTAGATCACCGGATGGAAACACAAAAGAAATCGCAATGAAAAGATTGTTACAACTAGAGAGAAGATTCAAAAGAATGCCTTACTTGAAAGAAGAATACACTAAAGTTATTGaggaatatatacaattaaatcacATGGAAGAAGTTccacaaaatgaaataaacaatagATGCGTTTACTTACCGCATCATGCTGTTGTCAACCCAGAGAAAGAAAGTACACAAACACGTGTGGTGTTTGATGCCTCTTGTAAGGATAGTACATCTGTAAATGTTTCGCTTAACGATGAACTACTTGTGGGTCCTCAGCTGCAGGAAGATTTAAGAAACTTATTGATGAGATGgaggataaaaaaaatatgttttatcgcagatattacaaaaatgtatcGCCAAATACTAGTGACCAAACCTGATTCAGACTATCAGCGTATATTGTGGCGCACTGATCCGTCTAAAGATGTTCGAATATTCCGTCTACTTTGA